The genomic window CCCCCAAAATATTTAGTAGGGATTTAATAAtctaccaaaataaaaaaaacaaaatttgacacCCACAAAAATAACCCTCTATACGGTACGTTTCAAGATAATATGcatcccgttaacatgtttaaccccgccacattatttatgtatgtgcctgtcccaagtcaggagcctgtaattcagtggtcgtcgtttgttcatgtgttacatatttgtttttcgttcatttttttacataaataaggccgttagttttcttgtttgaattgttttacattgtcttatcggggccttttatagctcactatgcggtatgagctttgctcattgttgaatgccgtacggtgacctatagttgttaaaatctgtgttattttggtcttttgtggatagttgtctcattggcaatcataccacatcttcttttttatatatacatgtatatgggtcATTATCAAAACAACATGCAAAACCATGTTATTAGGTATGTTTAAGTCAAAAGACATCAACATATATCAAAATGTATCAACATAACACTTTcatatgttagatatgaatgttttgtgatacactatatacagtttacagtgtgaaatgttataaaaacatcttTATTGTTTTCTTAAACCCCTTGACATAGCCAGAATCaactgttattttttactataaatcctttcagacctgaaataggactattattcatatcatttgtttttaggatttatcattttttattgcATCTTGATTTCCTTACAAACATTCTTTAATGATTTGGGAGGTGTgtgttggttttataataaaaaatttcaCCAAAAGGAAAAGTCTCATTTTTAACGTCAATGGTGTAACCAAAAGACAAATTGGAAgggtaagagttatctttctcaAGATTTCAGCAGTTGCAATAGTTTCTCCCTTAGCAATGTTACCTGTGAGCatgttatgcaaaagaaaacaaacattattgttgaaaatttagtgaaaaaatcttaaaagtaagtaaaagctatatcataaatgaaaatagtGTCCATAGTGTACCCtcataaaaatcatttttgaaaaaatttcctgaactttgaattatgaaatatattgattatagaaacatgcaccagtaacaacatataaattaggggaatggagcacttatttcgtaactaaattttaaaatacaccttaaatcattggtgtaactgtcaatggtgagaccattttgataaaataacaccattgaccagttatagtaacaccactgaatatatcATAACAATCAGCATTGTTTGGgtttctttcatgtttaacaagcgaaacatcatattatttatgaaaaacaatacctatttaacaatgttttaccaatatcatgtattacatatacaaagttttcacaaactgatgtatgctggtaacaccaatgacactatttagtaacactattgacatttttagttattgatattatgttatataatttgagaATTTTTAGCCTAAGAactattttttcatatttttcttttgcTCGGTGTTCTTGGCTTTGTGTTCAGTACTTGATAaaggtaaaatttgaaatgtgatgtcaaTGGTGAAACTGTTGTGTCATTGGAGTTACTGAagggtcagtggtgttactatataaaaatgcgacattttttaaatttttattcataaataaaagTGCTTTAGGTCCTATACAAAGGATTaggtatattattatcatttaatcttatacattttacatatattcagtttaagtgtattttttagtatttacaaGGGCCAAAATTGGGACAGCCAACTTATTTACGACAATGTATTCTGAAATTTATGTTGGAATAGAATGCacagctatatgaataatgtcaataagtcgtaatttaaacataaacaacaaactggaacagttgtttgatgttaaacaataatatttagtacctaaacgtatgttttaaattggaaacaccattgacacgattctatcaaaggatgacctaaaatggttaaaattgaaggaactcttcatttttcccattgcatatttctgaatatcgttgCTACCATACTATAGAATAGAGGGAAacctttaaatgttttaaacaatgacatcatttttaaaaataatttgcactttttttgATAATGACCCATATAAAGTAATAATTGGTAAGAAATCAATATTGAAGAGTAAttcgtcataaaaaaaaatacatatttttcttaCTCTTACAATGTATTATACAAGATGTATTCCTAATAATTTTAGCTTTTtacaattaatttatttttaaaaatattaggcaaaaataatacttgttaaagaaaataatttaaagcCATATCTTCTATAAAGGCTCATAATCTGTGTTGTTTCTGAACATAAAGCGCAAAATAATTGACATGGTAGCCTTGTAACATATATTTACTTTGATAAATGTAAATGTCATGAGATTGCTTTAAAGAAAACAACCTACCTCTAATGCAAATACTCTATCTGTTTGTGATCTTGATGAACAGGCATCTGCCACTATATGCACTTCATAATTTTTGTTAAGGAGATCAATCACTGTCTGTTGGACACATACATGGGTctacaaaatattaagaaaaaaaaataagataaagttGTGAGAATTTATAAGGCATAATACTGATAATTGAATATATGATGCCAAGTTGGAGTGAACAAAATTACTTAAAAACTTTTGAGGATGATAAATTAATTACCCCATCCCCCTAAATCTGCCACTATTATTCAAGTTTTAAAGGATAAATGAAAATTGGAATCATTCTTATAGTTTTATATGTATGATCTACGAAGATGATATGTGATTTTTGCTGGGCCATAAGTCAGTGAAGATGCTTACATAGCTACCAGTTTTGCTATCTAGTCAGTTCAAAAAAGAGAATCTATACAATTGTTTTctcaatatttatataaacttcAAATAAGTTACCAaaaatacagtataaaacaagaatgtgaccatagtacatggatgcctccTCCcactattattttttatattcagtggaccatgaaattggggtcaatactctAATGTGgcataaaataagaaagatcatggTAGAGAgctagggaacatgtgtactaatttttaagttgattggatttcaactaccttaattgaccaaaaactttaacctgaagagggacaggcATACAGgtgattaaaaaaacaaactgacaaacaaAAGAACAGAAAAACAGGCCCATAGTTGGGACATAAAATCTGTCAAGTATCCCAATAAATAAGGAAATGTGTTCATAATCCTCaaacattaaaagaaaatatcaaattttctCCCCTGTTTCTCTAGTACTGTGAATATTCAATACTTTTCTTTTTCTGGATTTTTAGAAAATAACTGACAATATTCATGATAGTATCAagctatattataaatattactcATTTTGACAAGGAATTTTGAAATTATAGGGGAAAAACACATAAACACATGATTTAGCTATGATTTAGCTATGACAAATAAATTATATGCCTGCTAAAATTTAACATGCTACAACACAATAATACTTTTTGGTATAAATTCTTCAaaacagtttttgaaaataaataatttaacagTCACCTGtaataatgaaaaataacttataacataagcaacacggtgggtgccacatgtgaagcaggatctgcttacccttccggagcacctgagatcacccctagtttttggtggggtttgtgttgcttattttatagttttctatgttgtgtcatgtattctactgtttgtctgtttgtctttttcatttttagccaggcgttgtcagtttattttcgatttatgagtttgactgtccctctggtatctttcgtccctcttttatgaagaAAGTTCATAGACTGTGATGAAAAGTAACTTAGGAAAAGAttcaataacaagaatgtgtacaaagtacacggatgccccactcgcactatccttttccatgttccatggaccgtgaaattgggtaattatctaatttggcattaaaattagaaagatcatatcataagcaacaagtgtactaagtttcaagttgattggacttcagcttcatcaaaaactaccttgaccaaaaactttaacctgaaactcccactttcattttctatgttcagtggaccgtgaaattggggtcaaaagtctaatttggcttaaaaattagaaagatcatctcataagcaacaagtgtactaagtttcaagttgattggacttcagcttcatcaaaaactaccttgaccaaaaactttaacctggacggacgaacggaaccacagacagacggacggacgaacggagccacagaccagaaaacataatgcccctctactatcgtaggtggggcataaaaagttacCTCAATACCAAACAGTACAATATGTTGAACATCGTTAGAACATAAGCTCTGTAGTTGTGTCTCTACCTCTGGTAAAACCATACTAAACTTGGTTTTGGGAAATGTTCCTGCAGCATGTGAAATATCTAATTCTGTTACAGTGTTTCCCAGTCCCTTTGGATACTGAAATGAACATCGTATTTACAATTAGCAATTTAAATTATTCTTGAATAATAAGTTGCTTTATAATGTGTAATATTGTCTCTAACACTGATTAAAGCTTTTTTgatgaaattcaaaataaaagcTTTAATCTAAATTTAAATAATGTTGTCCCCCTTTTGTTATTCGAAGAAACTGGATTATCTAAAGAGAACTAAAACCAGGGGGAAAACTGGGAGTAGTAAAGTACATACATATTTCACCAAATAACAAGAAAAACCTGTCAACTAACATggcttaggccaaataaaatatatgtgtggttccagtaaccctaccgtccctacattttcggcttaaaaatagcctaccctaaaaattttattgtcatttttcattaagcactgttaaagtcagaattaTGCTCCcttagactcaatgtaaaaaaaaaaacataaaataaaaaaaatccctacctacctaccctaactttttttcagatgtaactggaaccacacatacttttttatttggccttagtaCGAAAAAATTCAATATAAATCTACAGTATCTTTATCTGTAATAATAGAAAATTATGTTTCATTTACAACATGATTTGTGTaactttatcttttattttaattttcttgttctctttttttttattaccaagTTAAATCAAACTTTCGCTTTGTTCAAGTTTTATCacataacattatataaatagagtatagctgagagggtgacagagcagattggtaccctgagaaaacattgtcaaccgcggcgaagccaaggttcaAAATGCCTTTttgaggggtaccaatctgctctatcacccctcagctatgtgttatttaatttattatactgaatgtcctatcattattgtcttttacagattacttttattttaaaagtattttctaggACATCACATACATTATGTACAATGTTATGGGACTATACGggtattagacatgttagaaaaacaaaaaaagtcaagcaagatgttttaatttttttttattattttaacagtCGAATAATAAAATCTAagccaaaacgtagaacttaaacattgtatttaattacttgatgtaaattcagtTCATTAATTGTCCTTTgaattatcgatttttgattggtctggacagagggtaacattcaaaaaaattgtcacctgctcagccatgtgatagagtaaattaacacccttgtATGagccaatcaaaatatatatggcattttaacgtgaagcataataaattatattgtgtattaattatacatgttatacctgttcagtcactatcaAAGGAATATTTAGGAGCTTTGAAGCTTGCACCTgaaataaatagtaaaaaaaagttacaagttagaattttttaaaaagaCTAACACATTTAAAATGCACAAGTGCCTGTAACATATAATAGATGCATTTCTAATGGAGAATGTTGAATAGAACtcttttgtcaaagttttattctGAAGAGCTGATTTTTACCAAAATGATTAAAATGAAGAGCTGTGCCATAAGCATGATATTGCTCCTGATAAACACCCATAtctgtaaccatggtaactggaCAGTTTCAACAATTTTTCAACTAATAATTTGTCATATCAGactgttataaaaaaacaaaaggaaGCTGATTTCAATAGACATAAACAAGTCACCAAAGTTTTATGATAAATGATAAAAGCCCTAAAACTACATGAAAATTCAACCTTTTTTAagaataaattttcaaataataattaacatgattaataactctaaatcttaaaccataaactcagaattttttttaaattgaaaagaaACATATGTCAAGATTTATAAACAATTCACTACTGCAAAAATCTGCCATGTTTTATGAATAAAAGCCATAAAACATGCACTTTTGGGACTCTTTTCTTTTGGGAAGGGGGttgggaaaggggggggggcgacTTCAATTAATAAGTTGTGCAAATTCTGTTACAGAAAACTAGAACTCTGAGTATTCTTGCAAACAAGGTAGGAATTTATTCGCCCATTTACAAACCAATCAAACCAGTAAATTCTGGCAAGGTCCAACCTATGCTTATCATGCTTAAGCTTATGATTAGACTAGAAGAATATGCACATTGGTCAAGAACAACCTGAACATAAAACCTGTGAATCTCATTTAGTTGTATAGAATACAGTAGTTTGTCTGAAAAATTCCTAATATTCTTGGGAAAAGGGAAAGTTGAGTTGTGACTGATTTGTATAAAGTGGAATACTTTGCTACATCATTGATCATCACAGGTGCGCTTTATAGGTACCAGTCGCATTACCACTTTAATTTCTAGtgcatggcaaaaaaaaaatgatgtgaaataaaattaattaaaaatgaaatgaaataaaatacagtgtgtaaattcagaaattattccttacaaattttataaagattGTGTGATCTTAAACTAAAATGCCATTATAATTTTTGAGATATCGAGAAAATCCTGTTTGAttccaataaaaaaagaaaaaatgcaagttaaaattattgcgattataacccaaTCACTTTGTttccaataataaaaacattgcaataatttcggAATTTTCAGTAGtcccaagttaaaaaaaaaatctggactcaattttttctgtttcattaaaagtttatgctgaattgaaacgtatatttacattaaaataaatggggaatgtgtcaatgggacacagatgatgccctgcttgcatataaagttataaagggccaAAATCTCATGAATTAAGAACTgtaaatttgtacttgatctgagttttgtagAATAAATAAGCATTTtgtcaaagtttcataacatttggtaaaggcaaactcaagttagagaatTAAACGGAAGCAAAAAATCTgctatttttccatttgtaaaggggcataactttagaaTAGTAAGAGTGACACCATCAAAATCATAATCTGTGTTTCGTAGTAATAAACACTCTGGACATGCTggataagtttcataacatttggttgaagcacaTTAAAGTTTAGAGAATGGAAACTAAAAattagcaatttttccatttgttaaggggcataactcttgaatggtaaaagtgaagccaccaatttcaaacttgatctgtgttttgtggtaataagcattctggataagtttcataaaatttggttgacgtggttgaggtaaactaaatttagagaacagaaactaatttTGGGACAGATGTACATACACATAAAATGGAACAGTccgacaagggtaaaacttaatgcccctacCGCTATGGCAGGCATAAAAATATCTTGCATCTTTTTTTTGGATTTCAAACTAGGAAAGTGGACTGATATCAAGATTACTGGAAGTGGTGAAACAGTGTGACCTACATTACCTAGTTACCATGGTTACATAGCAAAcagaatatagaaaaaaatagttttgactACAgggttatttaactttttattcttcgtctTTAAGACCcactttattttcgtttttatcGCAATTTCATATTACTACATACATGATCAATGTTGatatgcaaatgaaaaaaaaattatgtagcattttatttttaaaacatttcaaagttcAGCTGTTCTGCATGTAAACCTATGGAGCAGTCAAGtacaagactgcaacctataaataaacaaaataaaaaaagatttatttagaGCCGACATAGTATACAATCAAGGATATATCATAACCATAAGCTAGAGATATACACATGAGCATTAAaatgaatccgggtccgttcgcgcccattcatgTTCGCACCCTATCacgttcgccccctttcactttcgccccctacacgttcgcgcccaatttttattggttttgtgtttaagaactttgtaatcaagttttggcaagtgtattcctataagtatatttgttgtcattgtccTAAATTAAAGTGAGACAAcgtgttttttttgtgttgaaaaaaTCTTAATCTTGTTTTGGTTAAGTGTATTGCttacttttatttcattgtttcaaaatatacataatatatatatacttaatgtatatgggtcattttcaaaaaatgtcgaattttgaaattgaaaaaattattaaaagttacttataaATTCAAACAACCCTccacataagcaaatcaaaacaaacagttcttaaagaacaacatattaaaagatgcaatcttaatgatgtcatccaagaatatcttgaaacattttttgatgggtggtacaatattttgtctatcctgttaccattttcaaaagaaatttttggttattaagaaaaggtttagataaaatgttaagattGTTCTACGtagccaattagatggttttcaagagaataaacttctatatatattcattctgtaaaataatagtttatttgccaattttccaagttgtactgaaaaatgcccctaaaaattggttttcaaaggttgtaaaaattaccaccagtaatgcaagtctaggatagcaatttatattgttcggcattttttcaccctttcaaacaAACCCAACAtgaagtaaatccctcataaattagtttacttttctctttatttcattggtaacaggaacgtacgtttcttatatatcactatataaaagtctatcctgttacctttttatCTATCCTGTTActgatatcagtattgcacctgcaaatgcttaattgtGAAGATTAaaacgttataaccttaagatgagttcaaacaacgaaatatttcattcgttttccacctatatgttaagataaaaaatttaacgacatttttgtctacaattgtctatcctgttactgtaaccatagcaaccatagtaacaggatagacataacaggatagacaaatttcttcttttttgattgctgttgtgaaataactactccctttggtgaagtgattatggttttctattgtgagtTTGGTTTCCAACatgttattgcactttttacaagcatactgttggtgtaattaatcaaaattgttggtaacagcatagacatgaaaaaaagtacactgtatttttttcactaaatgtcttgaaatttcttttctctacactgtcgttaaAGAAACGAGGCATttaaaatgtaaagattactttacacttttgaaatcaacactgactgattcaatattcatagggagaataatttaacggctgatttaagtagcggtaacaggaaagacatgaacctcccgtacgctgattgaatttagtttgtagataatatgttacatacaatgataaagaagctatgatttttcgttagagtaataattaacgttcttaaaaagtacgtcccttttgcagatatcaaggcgaccagaaaatcgaaaaaaaaatcatttgaaatgtgcttttctgacactgtacgcacacATAAAACCCCAAAATcggtcttaaatgcagtttaatcttatcaaaatagatgttagttgtgtttattattaatgttctgaatcacaaatccgacaagctttcatttaaaccattacaactgaaatttccattagaaataaaaaatatagcatGGGTGtattgaaaatgacccatatatgttattgttaactatttttctttgtcatattaattttaaattaagtccatatgtacatagcacacaagttccaggaagttttacactcctacctaggagtctactcTCGTATTGGTGCATTgctatgatttttttgtttcattgtttcagatcaaaggggcCTATAAGCTGTTTAATtaaatcttttgtgtttttcatttaaaatcttcaatggtttttactcataccaagctatatacatgcagtatttacatcaaatcaattaaaaacatcaatcttgattttctaattattcaactggaattttatttaaaattgggtgcgaacgtgcgaagtgggaacgtgtagggtgcgaaagtgtattgggcgcgaacgaaCCTGATaccttttaaaattataatcaaatatacCGAAAACATGAACCGAAATTGTAGCATCTTGTTTTTTAAGAAACACTTACAAGCCTTGATGCCACTTCTGTTATTTCTGGAAAATACTTGATGGCATTACGAAATCGTTCTTGCATGTCACATAAGAAAAATACAGTTTTATCAGCACAAAGATTCCCAAGGCGTCGTGTTGCCATTTTGTACGAATCAGTTGTCACATGATTAAAATATACCTAAAGACATTTAGTAAGTTCAAAACGAGAAGTAACACAAAGGACGAAAATTCTTTTTGGAATTCTTGcttaagcagtggcggatccagaggggggttccgggggtccgcaccccccctttattttggccgatcaatgcatttgaatcgggacatatgttttgcacccccctgcaccccccctttgccctgggctagcacccccccctttcgaaaattcctgcatccgccactgttaagactgagactactataactatATGTGTTATAGTAAGTAGTCTCAGCTTAAGATCAGAGAAAATAGATTAGATATATGTAGAAAGATTAATTAtggctgagactactataacagtatagtagtctcagattatgGTAAAAGAAAAACCTAGGCCTGGTGGTCATTTTAAAGTCTTTAAACATCATTTGAGGGCGCGGAATCAGGGTCATAAATATCGATTTTAGTATATCCTAAAATGATTTCAGTATATACTAAATTACATTTTAGCATACCCTAAATTGATTTTAGGGTATCCTAAAATAATTTTAgtataggcactggctacggttacatggaaatgtaacaataataaaaatattattgttacattggtgACTAATTACCGaaatgcaaagttgggtgaggaaccgattaactacgaatgtaacaataattactgaggctacggttacattacgttattgttacatgaaaaacagcaatgtacgctagatttattaaacttaaatcttctatagttgttttgcttaattctttcatatgtactaaacaatacttgtaatactgataaatattaaatattattattcaacaatcaAATAGTGTttaacttgaatagttttacgtattaatgtttttgatgttcttaaagatactactcaagataAGAAGTGTCAAAGGCGAaacatatagttcaatggtttttcttttttaaagtatttaactgcacacctactcttattactgtcattatactttgaaccaATTTTGATTAGggtgaaaaactttaaaaaaaaaattgggatgcgttttaaaccggcgaaacttaaacaaaatcaagacataaatttcatacagctatacaaCTTGACccaaattgatacatcaaaagcaatgtttgctaactgtaacttaaatactaagaaCTTCTGTATGTACACGTAACCGTGGAGGACGcaatttcgttcatcaaaaatgtgtcggactttaaaaacCACTTACttgatttgtagaaattgtcattgtaaataaaaaaattacagtaaattaattgtatgtaataaatgtatgtattgcaaatataaaataaatgtcttcattttttattactagtcccatcgtacattgctgtttttcatgtaacaataacgctatgtaaccgtagccttaataattattgttacattcgtaattaaacagatccttacccaaccatgcattccggcatttagtctccaatgtaacaataatatttttattattgttacatttccatgtaaccgtagccagtgcctttagTATATGCTTAATTCATTTTAGGGTATCCTAAAGTCAATTCAGTATATACTAAAATGATTTTAGTATATACTAAAATCATTTTAGGATACCCTAAAATCAATTTAGCATATACTGCAATATTCAGCATATACAGAAATATTGGCGCGGAATCAAGGTAATAAATAACGATTTTAGTATACACTTAATTGATTTTAGTATCCTTAATTCAATTTGCTAATAGTTTTGTTCACCAATGAAAAGATCGCTTTCTGGACGAGTTGGAAAGACAGTCACTGCGGACCTTGCTGAGATGTGGCAAATGTCCTCTTACTTGATttcaaacctttaaatagacttattcggacggaaaggatatagttacgatactgttgacaggtcattaaggattgcatattttggtattaatattgattcactcatattgtctttgcatcggaaataaacacatttattctataaacagttgttggcatgatacgggttatgttcttctcatttattttatgatggtatgataccgttaaacccctaacgggagggattttacttgattttcatatgataaagacataatctttcaatcagtttaattgaggtctgcagCTGCATGtcagtcctttgttaatttatgtatcacaTGTTGTCATTTTGCTTGGTTTCTTTTGTTGCCTATTCTGATAtctgactcggacttcttttaaactgagttttactgtgcgtattgctatgtgtttcttcattctacatttgctagaggtatagggggagggttgagatctcacaaaacatgtttaaccccgccgcattttcaGTTGCGcatgtctcaagtcaggagcatctggcctttgttagtcttgtatgttttttttttttttttattttagttcatttatatgttttggagtttagtgtgtcatccatttttactgaactagaacacaattttatttaggggctagctgagaactacctccgggtgcgggattttctcgctgcgttgaagacccattggttgccttcggctgttgtctgctcttgggtcgggtagttgtctctttgacatattccccatttccattctcaatcttatctAATATCTCGTGGGACGGATGCAGGATTTTTAAAGGCATATGGGTTTATTAGTAAGTTGGAAATCAGACTTCGTTTAGATGGGACATGTCTTCAGAATGAATAAAGATGAACAATATGGGGAGGGGGAGTT from Mytilus galloprovincialis chromosome 5, xbMytGall1.hap1.1, whole genome shotgun sequence includes these protein-coding regions:
- the LOC143075605 gene encoding isochorismatase domain-containing protein 1-like, with product MATRRLGNLCADKTVFFLCDMQERFRNAIKYFPEITEVASRLVQASKLLNIPLIVTEQYPKGLGNTVTELDISHAAGTFPKTKFSMVLPEVETQLQSLCSNDVQHIVLFGIETHVCVQQTVIDLLNKNYEVHIVADACSSRSQTDRVFALERFRHMGATVTTSEAVLLQLIGDKDHPQFKAIQSLIMKSAPDTGLVKL